The Scomber japonicus isolate fScoJap1 chromosome 12, fScoJap1.pri, whole genome shotgun sequence sequence CTGCTTACCCATCACTCTGTGTACAAGGGTAGCCGAGCGTCTCGTATCTGCCCCCGATGATGACGGCACAACACCCAGCCACGATTACTCCCATAATGCAGTGGGCCAAGGAGTTGACAAACTGATGAGGGTGGAGCAGCTGACCCAAAAGGGCAATTCTTGAGCATGCTATTGTTGGGATGactgaaaggaaacaaggaaaaacaaaaagacaaagttacaacattttgacatgtaGCCAAAATATCCATGTCCATAAACAAGAAGTATAATTTGGCACCATCTTAAACAATCATACTGACTCATGATTGTACTAAAACAGTGCAAAAACAACTAATTTAATCAAATCAGTGCCAATGAGTGCAGTTTCAAAAGCAGAATTCTCTTTTTCAAAGTTtcatatcattaaaaataatctttgGATCTACTAGTGGATCAAAATaagtaatgcattttttaacattacGCTGGGctgattttaaaacatgtattaattaCTTCattaattagaaaaaaagatTGTTATCATGGTTCATTTTCAGCCCATGGTGTTGtcttgttaaaaatgtatcatatgCACTTTGTTTCCGATTGCTGTTGGCTAAGACATTTGATCTCCTGACTCAAGATCTCAGTCtgtctcagtgtttgttttgcagTATATAAACTAAAAGGAGCTGTCAAACAAAACATCCACGTAACCTTACAAGACAGCAGGACATCCTAAAAGTCAAAGTCAGATGTGAGTAAATAATAACATCCTGAAGGAGTTATTTCATCTACTTTTGCAGCCTTCTTTTAACTCCCTGCTCCTGCCACTCACCTGTATAATACTCGAGGTTCAGGAAGCCAACCATGAGGATCACTCCACACAGTAGGATAAGAGAGAGCATGGCACTTGCACTTCCTATGAGGGACAGGCATTCTGCAGGATAAAAGGCACGTACAGTCTGTTAGTTCACAGCAGGGAAACTGACTTAAAAGATCAAATGTCACAGTGAAGGCGGTGGCTGACCTGATATCGTCTGGATGGGGTGGAAAAGACTGAATCCGCCGAGGATCACAAATACAGATGTGGTGGGTGGCAACAGCAGGACAGCCCAAGCAATACTGGCCGCAGCTCTCCAACATATCACCTGGACAGTGCAGTCAATCATTATTATATCCATCATATTAACTAATCAATAGCTGATCAAATTAGATACAGAGTATGTTAGCTTACATTACTTTCAaaggttataaaataaaaaagtatgtaAGATGGTTCCatcatttctcttctctttataaAACCTGCTGCAATTTTGCTTAGTCCCAAATATCTGTGATGTAAACTTGAATGATGGGAAATGGAGAAACAGGCTTGACTGTAAGGAGTTTAAATTAGCCACGTTGGGTCATTTTTACCTTGATTAAATAAGATTTGAAGTTACATCTTCTCAGTAAGTAGCTTTTTCATTAAAACTAGAGCCAGACCATTATAtaggtcagctgatattatcggCTTACATTGACCTATATCACTGATATATTGGTGTATGTTGTCAAATATGAACAATATTCTTTTTAAGGTTATATCGGCCgtgtacatatatacatacatattgtgtatatataagcTTATTGCCCAATACAAGTTTTTGACCATCTGTTCTTTCAGTGTGTTTATGCATTCATAACATATCTTAACATGGCCGTTTACAAAAGTCACTATTAATAATTTATTGGGCAAGTAAAATTAATAACAGACGTCACTTTATTtaattgtgttcatgttttataaAGTCTAACCGCACAGCTATAGTTATTATTTTCGTTTTACTTGCtccactttccttttttcccctacAGTAAATGTCAGATTTCTTCACATCTTTACTGTTGCTTTATTTGTTCTGTAacttgttttatatgtgtgtttatatcgcttcatttaaaaaagaaaaagtgctaAGTTAGCATTTATAAATCAGGCTATTTCGGAGCTAGCGCGCTAACACCGGCGAgatacatttacatgtttttataaatgaaacactgactttaaaagaagaaaggactCACCTTACGGACAAACCAGCAACTTTGTTCTGCTGAAAACATGTTGTTTAGACAAAAGAAGACCCAGCCGGTGATAATTTAGTCTTCTTGTCCCCTGATGTCAAAACTATTTTCCTCTGTTTCTCATATCGCGCCACATGCATTCAAAGGACCTCTGAAGGACCCCCACTGAAAGGTGTCCATCCTGCTGCCTGCTGCCAGAATATCACAATGATTTAATCTGAATTTTTTACAGTGAATTTGTGCAGGTGAAATTTATATGTAAACTCAAATTAAGTGGCTTTTTTATGGAGCCCCGTCTGGTTTAAAGACATAGGCTCATAcataatagttttaaaaatatatatatattggatTACATTTGAATGATAAAGCACTATAATAACAACTTTGTCACTGCATTAAATTACaccaaaagcaaaaacaaatcaaaatcagccataaaaaaaattgtatctcattgtacattttgtgtcatttacagatatatttaaacattactCCATTAGGTTCtaattatttttcagtgtctctgctttattttttcagtCAATGGGTCAAAATCAGTTCTGAATCCCTTTAGTTTCATCATGCATGAAAGTTTTTTTGTCATGATGATAGCCATTTCCATAAGTTGCAAAACTACGTTTCTCCAAAACAGTCTTTTTGTCATTGTCTCGAGAGAACGACTTGGTCTCAAATGCATTGACTGGAAGCTTTTGGGATGAACCGATGGACATCTCTGTTTGAATTGCTCTGTGTACGAATGGTTTCTGTCCAGGTTTTTGGGTAATTGCAGGGAGGGCGAGCTGTTCCCTCTGGGCTTTCTTGTCTTCCCACAATTTTAGCAGACGACGTTGATTATTTGTCATGTCCTTGAGATTTTGCTGCAATGACTGCACTTGATCCTCTAAAAGTGTCTTAGAGGTAACTGTGTTTGCCAACTCAGAAGTCAAATCATCAATGGTCAGGCTCAGTTTCCCAGCTTTCTCCATCAGGGAACTGCACTCACGATCCTTTTCATACAAGTCATTGATTATGTCCTTTGTTGTCTTTCCGTTGAACTTTGGGCTGCACTCAAGTCCAAGCTCTGTGCGAAGAGTCTTCACTTGTTTCCTCAGGTCTTTGTTGTCCATGGTCAAGGTCTTCAGTTTCTGTTTCAGGGCCTCAGTTGAACGCATCCTCGACTCGTACTGTCTGAGTTTCTCTCTGAAAACACTTTCCCTGTGCATGGCATCATCTCTTTCCTTTCTGCACTTCTCCAAAAGTTTTAAGGTCTCAAATTTGGACACTTTTTCACCTTTGATATTTGTGGAGGCCATCCTGGGGGGGTAAGGTTTCCAAAACACCAAaaatttattaaatattaaatattacaaGGGCATTTTccttataaaaatgtaataacttaCAGGCTCTTTAAATAGTCCTTGAGTATTGTGTTGGTAAATCCTCTTGACAAGCACGAGCGGCCACCTGCACGCCTGAAACTGAGGCAGGTGACATTCCCTTTACGGGCTTATCTGTTTGACAGGCGGCTCCTGTGTAACTCAAAGCTGGGGCTAGAATGACCATTAATTAGGGCGCCACCATCCCTTTGACACAGTTTCAAGTGACACAATTTTCCCCCCCTCTATTTTGTTAATTAATCTAAAAACTTTGCCCGTGTTAATCCGTGGAAATATTAAAGAGAGACTTAAGAGGTGTCACCTGCGTGTATAAGGTACTGACTATGAGCTTTGGTGCAGAAAACAGGCTTTAAATAAGTAACATTTTCCACTGCAGGTGATCTGTGCATCCAAACAGTGACACAGTAGATTGTATCTGTTTGTTcaggcctcacacacacacacacacaaacacacacacacacacgacagtTTAGATGGATGAGTTGGAAAAACAGTAGCAGCAGCCAAATGTCCACTTTTAAAGTTAGACGCTCTCTCTTTGAAATGTTGAAGATATACGTATTAGTTTCAATCTCTcccttaaatatttaaaatctcaAACCGTTGAAATGCACTGGCAGCCTTTAATGCTGTCGAAGGCTGACAGAAAAGGGTCACGTTGCCTACACGTGTGCATGGGACCTGGGGTGATTTAAGGTTGTAATGCCACATGCTTTAAGTGTATTCAGGGAATTATGTGAGCAAAAATAATTCAGTATTATTTGAAATATTATTCTGATGTAACAATCTCTAGCTATGTTGGGAAGTAAGGACACTATTATTACAGATGACAAAGatgcaatttatttttcataaatgaCAAATTTCTATTCATAGTTTTAGTTTCAGGCAGTGTTTGGCATCGCCTTcctttattatattcattaataaattcttgataaaacaattaaaatgttaacCCACCGAAATAGTATGTGAATAATCTAGAgtttaatttgtaaaaaaaagaaatgactaAAACTTGCTTTGGGTggaatgtaaatgtattactaCAGTGATGACATTGATCATTTAcagtaactttattttatttctgtcccCAAGGAAACACTGAGAAATTACATATTCGAttcgattattattattattatcaaatgCAGTTtgtcactaaaaaaaaaaaaaatcataaaaaaatagTTATACAAGTTGTAAATCTCTTGGACATTTAGGATGGGTCTTTGGCATTAGTTAACACCATTTATGGTTAAATCactttaaagaaaatacaaaaactcACCCAAACCTGTAGATGTTTTACTGTTCATACAGAAATCCTGTATACAAAGTCTACTAGCCAAATCCCATTAAAACttgcatatacatatatatatataaaaaaattacTTATACAAAATGAGTTTGATGCCACCAACATTACTGCACAGACTGGTTAtcttaatattttttaacataatcGCTATAAAGCAAAAAACTACCACACTACAGGAGCTCTCATGTGCTGAGTAACACCATACCCcatttatcttaaaaaaaaaagaaggttcGAACCGTCCCCATAGAAATAACATACTCAGGTACTAGTGTTCATTTTCAAAAGGTCACGTAGTTGAACCGAGCGTGCATTGGGGTTTAAGGTCTTAAGCCAGAATGTCCAAGTGCAGGTGAAATCCAGACGACCCATGACTTCATCACCACAGCAACCCGATTCTCTCTAATAAGGCAACAGGAGAacctgcaatttaaaaaaaaataacacttgCTTTGGGAAGGAGAAATCATGTAAAGGAAGTCCGATGTCAGATGTTCAGCTCTAGcaggtcaaaaaaaaaaaagacgtgcACTCAGGCCAAAGCTGCTAAAATAGGCCAACAATATAGAGCTGCTACTAagtcagaaaatataaaaatgagaaCCTATTAAGTGGGGAAATATGACTTAAATGGGTCAGGTTagtgtatttttaatgtaatcatGGCTCAAAAAGATTCTTTACCTTTAGACAATGAAAGGCTTTCATGGCTTTATCGTTCCTTCGATCACCAGTAGTGCTGGTTCTGGTTTGCTGAAGAAATAggcctgaaaaacaaaacaaataatgaaaagcAGGTAAAAGAACCTGGCAAAAAGGAGCAATTACGGGATTAAGAGAAACTACTAATCAATCAAGAACTAAAGCCGGAGTGTCTGTGAGCAACTGTGCAGCAAATGCTCAGCGTTACAGGAGAGAATATAGCATTCCTGTCATGTATTCATCTTGGTCAGCCCCTCAGACGTGAGCCTACTTTGTAGACTAATTACATGAATGTGACCAGACATATGATACCCTCTTGGACCTGACAGGATTCCCATTAAGAAGTGCACTAACAGCCCCGTTCTCACACCAGTTAGCAAATGTGGTCACAGTTTCCGAGTCTACGAGGTGACACTTGACACTGATAAGGTAAAGTCATTTCCCAGAAACAGACAttaggggagggagggagggatggacaCGCACCAAATAGTGTAGTGTAATGTCATGTAATGTCTGTGATTGACACAAACAACATGGGTCACTGCTTGACTATGCTACTGAGGacaaatgagagagagagagtcaatcATTGTTGTTATCTACACCGAGATGGACATGCAGCTTGAATCTACCGGATTAGTGTAGATGTAGCTTGCCAAAAAAGCAGGTCAATGAGCACTGAGGATTGtatttcactaaaacacttttattttccatatcTTTTGAAGTTTGATATTGATTCTCCCggtaaaatgatataaaagcagTATAATGATCATAGAAAGGCGTAATTACCTTGCATCCAACAGCAAGCAGGATGTTGAGCAGCGCTATGGCTGACATGATAGCTATGATAACTTTGGGGTGGTCATCTCTGACCGCAGGCCAGAAAGTCAGAACCAGGACCGAACCAGAGAGGCAGAGCGCCACCATGATGGAGCACCACCTCACCCACTCGTACGGGAAAATCCAAAGAACCTAGTTTGGGAAACAACAACAGTCCATTTTAAAATAAGTGTCTCATTTTATATATTCTATAAGACCCCAAAAAGCTTTAAAAGGGAGAAATAAGAAGACTGCAAATGTATTGGAGACACATCACATTACATCATAATTAAAGGCCAGCTCAATACACATGCATAGAAAATCCATCACacgttttaaatgtgtgttttaaaaaatgaaatgatatcTTTCTGATTAACTATTTTTTAGCTGTATTGAAAATGTATCACATCCGGACACCAATGAACATGGATACAATCTTGAATACAAAATGTGATAATACAGTGCTTATATTTGTTGTAAAATAGTACATTTTATGGAAATTCAATAGATAAAGCAGCATGTGAATGTCTGGTTTAGCTGAACTTACC is a genomic window containing:
- the zgc:113691 gene encoding uncharacterized protein zgc:113691, translating into MASTNIKGEKVSKFETLKLLEKCRKERDDAMHRESVFREKLRQYESRMRSTEALKQKLKTLTMDNKDLRKQVKTLRTELGLECSPKFNGKTTKDIINDLYEKDRECSSLMEKAGKLSLTIDDLTSELANTVTSKTLLEDQVQSLQQNLKDMTNNQRRLLKLWEDKKAQREQLALPAITQKPGQKPFVHRAIQTEMSIGSSQKLPVNAFETKSFSRDNDKKTVLEKRSFATYGNGYHHDKKTFMHDETKGIQN